In Pseudothermotoga hypogea DSM 11164 = NBRC 106472, the following are encoded in one genomic region:
- a CDS encoding L-ribulose-5-phosphate 4-epimerase, giving the protein MYEEMRKQLHEAHLTLEKYGLVAYTSGNVSVKVNEHVIIKPSGVPYSLLRPEDYVVVDLDGNIIEGNKKPSIDTATHLHLYRGIEWAKSIIHTHSTFATVWAVAEKPIPVLCTAHADVFGEEIPLSEYAPVGSEAIAKAVFKVLGKSGVVLLRKHGVMVVGSSLDDAIKKAIFLEEVARIAYFAQMMTVPVPLAKDEVERLYLQYHTKYGQNKG; this is encoded by the coding sequence TTGTACGAGGAAATGAGGAAACAGCTTCACGAGGCTCACCTGACGCTCGAGAAGTACGGCTTGGTGGCGTACACGAGTGGAAATGTGAGTGTGAAAGTGAACGAGCACGTGATTATCAAGCCTTCGGGAGTACCTTATTCGCTCTTGAGGCCTGAAGATTACGTCGTCGTTGATCTGGACGGAAACATCATCGAAGGGAACAAAAAGCCATCCATTGACACTGCAACACATCTACATCTGTACAGGGGCATCGAATGGGCAAAATCGATCATACACACACACTCGACTTTTGCCACCGTTTGGGCCGTCGCGGAGAAGCCTATCCCAGTTTTGTGCACGGCGCACGCGGACGTTTTCGGCGAGGAAATTCCGCTGAGCGAGTACGCGCCTGTGGGGTCTGAGGCGATAGCGAAGGCCGTGTTCAAAGTGCTTGGAAAATCTGGTGTGGTACTACTGCGGAAACACGGCGTTATGGTTGTCGGCAGCTCTTTGGATGACGCCATCAAGAAGGCTATCTTTCTGGAAGAGGTTGCAAGGATCGCTTATTTTGCTCAAATGATGACCGTTCCCGTGCCACTGGCTAAGGACGAAGTCGAGAGGCTGTATCTGCAGTACCATACGAAGTATGGACAGAATAAAGGTTAA
- a CDS encoding alpha-N-arabinofuranosidase, translating into MVNPGKITKAVSRYIYGHFIEHLGRCIYGGIYEEGSPLSDERGFRKDVMEAVKELKVPILRWPGGNFASNYHWEDGIGPKDQRPARFDLAWRSVETNRFGTDEYIEYCREIGAEPYICVNLGTGTLDEALRWLEYCNGEENTYYVNLRRKYGHMEPYGVKFWGIGNEMYGEWQVNHMNADEYAKIAKEYAKWMKVLDPSIKTVAVGCDDPEWNLRVLDVSGPHIDYISYHFYTGSEDYYETVSTVYLLKERLLGLKKLIDMSRVSQKRQIKIALDEWNVWYRVAEEGLEEPYELKDGLFACGVLITLQKMSDIVPIANLAQLVNALGAIHTESDGLYLTPVYKAFELLANHSGQNLVETHIETETYDIDGRMFFTKTPFELRDVPYIDASATVSVDGKKLYLAVVNYKKEDAVKVSITIKGMGEKIARAYVLSGPDVHARNSMDHPNVVDIVCEQIKVGSQFTHTFKPFSCTVIEIERD; encoded by the coding sequence ATGGTGAATCCCGGCAAGATAACGAAAGCGGTGAGCAGGTACATTTATGGTCACTTCATTGAGCATCTGGGCAGGTGCATCTACGGTGGCATCTACGAGGAAGGTTCTCCTCTCTCCGATGAACGCGGTTTCAGAAAAGACGTGATGGAGGCGGTGAAGGAACTCAAGGTCCCAATACTCAGATGGCCTGGCGGGAACTTCGCTTCAAACTATCATTGGGAAGATGGAATTGGTCCGAAGGATCAAAGGCCTGCGAGGTTCGATCTTGCTTGGCGGAGCGTGGAAACGAACAGGTTCGGCACGGACGAATACATCGAATACTGCAGAGAGATAGGTGCAGAGCCATACATCTGCGTGAATCTGGGTACAGGAACACTCGATGAAGCTTTGCGTTGGCTTGAGTACTGCAACGGTGAAGAGAATACCTACTATGTGAATCTCAGAAGGAAATATGGGCATATGGAACCGTACGGTGTGAAATTCTGGGGCATAGGCAACGAGATGTACGGTGAATGGCAAGTGAACCACATGAACGCCGATGAGTATGCCAAGATTGCAAAGGAGTACGCGAAATGGATGAAGGTTCTCGATCCTTCCATAAAGACTGTCGCGGTGGGATGCGACGATCCAGAATGGAATCTGAGGGTCCTCGATGTGTCTGGACCACACATTGACTACATTTCCTACCATTTCTATACGGGTTCAGAAGATTACTACGAAACAGTCTCCACCGTTTATCTGCTCAAAGAGAGATTGCTGGGCTTGAAGAAGCTGATCGACATGTCTCGTGTTTCACAAAAGAGACAGATAAAGATTGCTTTAGACGAGTGGAACGTTTGGTACAGGGTCGCGGAAGAAGGACTTGAAGAACCCTACGAACTGAAAGATGGACTCTTCGCGTGTGGGGTACTGATCACTCTACAGAAGATGAGCGACATCGTTCCAATAGCGAACCTGGCACAACTTGTGAACGCGCTTGGCGCAATACACACGGAAAGCGATGGTCTGTACTTGACACCAGTGTACAAAGCGTTTGAACTGTTGGCGAACCATTCTGGGCAGAACTTGGTCGAAACGCACATTGAAACCGAAACCTACGACATAGATGGGAGAATGTTCTTCACGAAAACGCCGTTTGAACTTAGGGATGTACCTTACATTGATGCCTCAGCAACGGTGAGTGTGGACGGTAAGAAGCTGTACTTAGCTGTGGTGAACTACAAGAAAGAAGATGCGGTAAAAGTCTCGATCACGATCAAAGGTATGGGGGAGAAAATCGCACGCGCTTACGTGCTGAGCGGGCCAGATGTGCACGCCCGCAACTCGATGGATCATCCGAACGTCGTCGACATCGTGTGTGAACAGATCAAAGTCGGTTCACAGTTCACCCACACGTTTAAACCCTTCTCATGCACAGTGATTGAAATCGAACGAGACTGA
- a CDS encoding carbohydrate ABC transporter permease, translating to MKAILRVFRYILIVFCLIFFLFPVYWLVITAFKPSNEWFTSPPRFWPTQLTFSNFLGAKETEVFGGTTGSIENIFPYLRNSIIVGISVSLIATIISASAAYAIARYKVGGAFLAEWIISIRMLPPIVSAVPLYVIFSRLRLINTWWALILSHLVIVVPLGVWLLISFFREIPREIDEAAYVDGASTFQTFFYVIFPLSAPGLAAVAVLSLIQSWGEFLLALVLTNDARAQTLPIFLGRYITGWRVAWGPLSAAGIVTMLPVVVFAILAQRYLIRGLTFGAVKG from the coding sequence ATGAAAGCAATCTTGAGGGTGTTTAGATACATCTTGATCGTCTTCTGCTTGATATTCTTCCTTTTCCCAGTCTATTGGCTTGTGATAACGGCGTTCAAGCCATCGAACGAATGGTTCACGTCGCCACCAAGGTTCTGGCCCACCCAGCTGACGTTCTCGAACTTCCTTGGAGCTAAGGAAACTGAGGTGTTTGGTGGTACCACCGGCTCGATAGAAAACATCTTTCCTTACCTCAGAAACAGCATCATCGTCGGTATATCTGTCTCGTTGATTGCGACGATCATAAGTGCCTCAGCCGCTTACGCGATAGCGAGGTACAAAGTTGGTGGTGCCTTCTTGGCCGAATGGATCATTTCCATCAGGATGCTTCCTCCCATCGTTTCTGCCGTGCCTTTGTACGTCATCTTCTCACGATTGAGACTCATCAACACCTGGTGGGCGCTGATTCTGTCACACCTTGTCATCGTGGTTCCGTTGGGAGTCTGGTTGCTCATCAGTTTCTTCAGAGAGATCCCGAGAGAGATAGACGAAGCGGCCTACGTCGATGGCGCAAGCACTTTCCAGACATTTTTCTACGTTATCTTTCCGCTGAGCGCACCTGGCTTGGCAGCTGTGGCGGTGCTTTCGCTGATACAGAGTTGGGGTGAATTCCTCCTCGCTCTGGTGCTCACGAACGATGCAAGGGCGCAGACGTTGCCGATATTCCTGGGTAGGTACATCACAGGCTGGCGTGTTGCCTGGGGTCCGCTCTCGGCAGCAGGAATCGTCACGATGTTGCCTGTCGTGGTGTTCGCAATCTTGGCACAGCGATATCTGATAAGAGGTCTCACGTTCGGAGCGGTCAAAGGTTGA
- a CDS encoding carbohydrate ABC transporter permease, with translation MKNKRLVPWLMVLPVLALFLSMTIYPFAFMIWASFRHYDLSKGAETRFIGLANYFQIFSDSTAIESFKFTAKLLAIAVPIELMLGIGVAFLIRGVRGEKIIRSSLLVPMMVPAAVSGVAWKMLYNYAFGPVNWFLSLFGVPKISWLGDMNYAQLGIILIDIWQWTPFVFLMIYAGLQSVPQDLIDAARVDGADWGKVFLHVEFPLLRPLILVALVLRIIDCLKTFDIVFMTTWGGPGAATHTYSFYIYKVGISFGWNIGYASALSVLLLLVSMLLVNVVFRLVRMRQQLGFGGEER, from the coding sequence ATGAAGAACAAGAGATTGGTCCCTTGGTTGATGGTCCTGCCGGTCTTGGCCCTCTTTCTCTCCATGACTATTTACCCTTTTGCCTTCATGATATGGGCTTCTTTCAGGCACTATGACCTATCGAAAGGTGCAGAAACACGTTTCATAGGTCTTGCCAACTACTTTCAGATATTTTCGGACAGTACGGCGATCGAATCTTTCAAGTTCACAGCCAAGCTCTTGGCCATCGCCGTTCCGATCGAGCTCATGCTGGGAATAGGTGTGGCGTTTCTGATCAGGGGTGTACGTGGTGAGAAAATCATACGCTCTTCCCTGCTGGTACCTATGATGGTTCCCGCTGCAGTTTCGGGTGTGGCCTGGAAGATGCTCTACAACTACGCGTTCGGTCCTGTCAATTGGTTTCTCTCATTGTTCGGAGTTCCCAAGATATCTTGGCTGGGTGATATGAACTACGCTCAGCTGGGAATCATTCTCATTGATATCTGGCAGTGGACGCCCTTCGTATTTCTCATGATTTACGCAGGCCTCCAATCTGTGCCTCAGGATTTGATAGACGCGGCGAGGGTTGACGGCGCCGACTGGGGTAAAGTGTTTCTCCATGTGGAATTCCCACTGCTTCGACCTTTGATACTCGTAGCTCTCGTGTTGAGAATCATCGACTGTCTTAAGACCTTCGACATCGTGTTCATGACGACCTGGGGTGGACCTGGAGCTGCGACGCACACGTACAGCTTCTACATCTACAAAGTCGGCATTTCATTCGGCTGGAACATCGGATACGCCTCCGCGCTAAGTGTTTTGCTCTTGCTGGTGAGCATGTTACTCGTGAACGTCGTGTTCAGATTGGTGAGAATGAGGCAACAGCTTGGTTTCGGGGGTGAAGAAAGATGA
- a CDS encoding ABC transporter substrate-binding protein, protein MVRKFLTIVVALLAVAAFAAVKISVLCSPDNADALKWLAGEFMKQNPDIQVEIVPLSWEVLYPKLLQDLRSQAGSFEAFTYDVMTTGAVSFGLEDLGEFMKKYANLLPADFDIDDFIPQVLEESGKWQGKLIGLPFYNNTMLFYYRKDLLEDPKLKQAFKEKYGRELTLPVTWEEVKEIAEFFTKKFNKNSPTEYGIALMFPRTHTLFYMYLLFFGEYRNAPLGIMRHGTADLEYGEYFTADHKPAFNSEEGLKALEMMKKLMPYSPDPLGSDYGETIEYFNQGLVAMVPQWTGPYLIFKSTIGADKVGIIPMPGRSVSGQWALAINKFIPEDKKVAAFKFITFATSKWADKQKFLRFAVAPARMSTLKDPEVRAADPRVPALEVTYVSQTHRPRIPEEPRLEDITVETFSKILAGTLPLSMDTLNDLAKKWQEVLGK, encoded by the coding sequence ATGGTGCGGAAGTTTCTGACGATCGTTGTAGCCTTGCTTGCCGTGGCAGCTTTCGCCGCAGTCAAAATTTCCGTTTTGTGCTCTCCCGACAACGCGGACGCTCTGAAGTGGCTCGCAGGCGAGTTCATGAAGCAGAATCCAGACATTCAGGTCGAGATCGTGCCACTGTCCTGGGAGGTTCTCTATCCAAAGCTGTTGCAGGATCTGAGATCCCAAGCCGGCTCGTTCGAAGCGTTCACCTACGACGTCATGACGACTGGCGCGGTTTCCTTTGGACTTGAGGACCTTGGAGAGTTCATGAAGAAGTATGCAAACTTGTTGCCGGCCGATTTCGATATCGACGATTTCATACCACAGGTTCTTGAGGAATCCGGCAAATGGCAGGGCAAATTGATCGGTCTACCCTTTTACAACAACACGATGCTGTTCTATTACCGCAAAGATCTTCTCGAAGATCCGAAACTGAAGCAGGCGTTCAAGGAGAAGTACGGTAGGGAACTGACTCTGCCAGTCACCTGGGAAGAGGTCAAAGAAATAGCTGAATTCTTCACGAAGAAATTCAATAAGAACTCCCCGACCGAGTATGGAATCGCGCTCATGTTCCCACGAACGCACACGCTGTTCTACATGTACCTGTTGTTCTTCGGTGAGTACAGAAACGCACCACTCGGTATCATGAGGCATGGAACGGCGGATCTTGAGTATGGTGAATACTTCACCGCTGACCACAAGCCTGCGTTCAACAGCGAGGAAGGTTTGAAGGCTCTCGAAATGATGAAGAAACTCATGCCCTACAGCCCAGACCCACTCGGATCGGATTACGGTGAAACGATCGAGTACTTCAACCAGGGTCTCGTTGCGATGGTACCTCAATGGACCGGACCATACTTGATCTTCAAATCGACGATTGGAGCGGACAAAGTTGGCATCATACCGATGCCCGGCAGGTCCGTGAGCGGTCAGTGGGCACTTGCCATCAACAAGTTCATACCTGAAGACAAGAAGGTTGCGGCCTTCAAATTCATAACCTTCGCAACCAGTAAATGGGCAGACAAGCAGAAGTTCCTCAGATTCGCTGTTGCACCTGCGAGGATGTCGACGCTCAAAGATCCAGAGGTCAGGGCGGCTGACCCAAGGGTTCCAGCACTGGAAGTCACCTACGTGTCTCAGACTCACAGACCAAGAATTCCTGAGGAACCACGTCTGGAAGACATAACGGTCGAAACGTTCTCGAAGATACTCGCTGGAACTTTGCCACTCTCTATGGACACGTTGAACGACCTAGCAAAGAAGTGGCAAGAAGTACTTGGAAAGTGA